The genome window CTTCGCGTCCCTCGGGCTCTTCGCCAACCAGTCCTTCGGCTTCTACGCCAGCTGGTCCGATCTGTTCGGCCAGGACACGGGACAGGGTGTGGTCGTCGACAACGGCGCCACGGGAGCGAGCGGCGGAGCCGTCCAGGTGGTCGGCACCCAGACCGTGAACGTGGCGGGCGGCGGACAGCCGCAGATCGGCGGACAGATCCAGAGAATCACCATATTCGGCGCCAAGACCCATATCGCCACGCCGGCGTACGTCTACCTGCCGCCGGAGTACTTCCAGCCGCAGTTCCGCACGCGGTCGTTCCCGGTGGGCGTCGTCCTCACCGGCTACCCGGGTACGGCGGAGGCGCTCATCAAGGGGCTGAAGTATCCGCAGACGGCGCACGACCTTTCCAAGAGCGGCAAGATGCAGCCGATGATCCTGGTGATGCTGCGCCCGACCGTGGTACCGCCGCGGGACACGGAGTGCGTGGACATTCCGGGTGGGCCGCAGGTCGAGACCTTCTTCGCGAAGGACCTCCCCGACTCGATCAAGTCCCACTACAAGAGGGTGGGCGTCAGGCCCGCCGGCTGGGGCATCATCGGCGACTCCACGGGCGGCTACTGCGCGCTGAAGTTCGCGATGCACCACCCGGACGTCTATGCCG of Streptomyces cynarae contains these proteins:
- a CDS encoding alpha/beta hydrolase-fold protein gives rise to the protein MGLTSNKVLALAIVFAVLLFFGTVWYWPRLARRNWQAVSGRVGLLFATQLSIFASLGLFANQSFGFYASWSDLFGQDTGQGVVVDNGATGASGGAVQVVGTQTVNVAGGGQPQIGGQIQRITIFGAKTHIATPAYVYLPPEYFQPQFRTRSFPVGVVLTGYPGTAEALIKGLKYPQTAHDLSKSGKMQPMILVMLRPTVVPPRDTECVDIPGGPQVETFFAKDLPDSIKSHYKRVGVRPAGWGIIGDSTGGYCALKFAMHHPDVYAAAVGLSPYFKAPIDPTTGDLFHGNKDLQNRADLMWYLKHMPAPNTSLLVTSSKHGEFHYKATLKFIQQVRANKVTRISSLILDSGGHNFNTWLREIPGSLQWLSGRLSDR